The following coding sequences are from one Ornithodoros turicata isolate Travis chromosome 1, ASM3712646v1, whole genome shotgun sequence window:
- the LOC135378193 gene encoding uncharacterized protein LOC135378193 isoform X1 translates to MLPPCSPVARFRGNAKADAPSQGSSCMATQRQYCSTAEGAGEMHTGIQGTQQQKTAMDQDEFQKQVLRLLHVVRFTLQQHSDVLQAICNQGVNNAVAQTAPNFLVKAAFTTSEALEEFSKSLNEERQAQLVDKLSHRGGTDVRHATRSILSYLLTDTGVQLAWTERKTEVQHAELPSPYFLGS, encoded by the exons ATGCTTCCACCTTGTTCACCCGTGGCACGTTTTCGAG GAAACGCCAAAGCTGATGCACCTTCTCAAGGATCCAGTTGCATGGCCACGCAAAGACAGTATTGCAGCACTGCTGAAG GAGCTGGTGAAATGCACACTGGAATACAAGGAACACAGCAGCAGAAGACTGCCATGGATCAAGATG AATTTCAGAAGCAAGTTTTGAGGCTTCTACACGTTGTGCGGTTCACGCTGCAGCAGCACAGTGATGTACTTCAGGCGATCTGCAACCAAGGTGTTAACAATGCGGTGGCACAAACTGCACCAAACTTCCTTGTGAAAGCTGCATTTACAACGTCGGAGGCCCTTGAGGAGTTTAGTAAATCTCTGAATGAAGAGCGACAGGCCCAGCTG GTTGACAAGTTGTCTCACCGTGGAGGGACTGATGTAAGACATGCAACAAGGAGCATTCTCTCATATTTGCTTACGGACACGGGAGTACAGCTGGCTTGGACAGAAAGGAAAACGGAAGTTCAGCATGCTGAACTTCCCTCCCCTTATTTTTT AGGCAGTTAG
- the LOC135378193 gene encoding uncharacterized protein LOC135378193 isoform X2 gives MLPPCSPVARFRGNAKADAPSQGSSCMATQRQYCSTAEEFQKQVLRLLHVVRFTLQQHSDVLQAICNQGVNNAVAQTAPNFLVKAAFTTSEALEEFSKSLNEERQAQLVDKLSHRGGTDVRHATRSILSYLLTDTGVQLAWTERKTEVQHAELPSPYFLGS, from the exons ATGCTTCCACCTTGTTCACCCGTGGCACGTTTTCGAG GAAACGCCAAAGCTGATGCACCTTCTCAAGGATCCAGTTGCATGGCCACGCAAAGACAGTATTGCAGCACTGCTGAAG AATTTCAGAAGCAAGTTTTGAGGCTTCTACACGTTGTGCGGTTCACGCTGCAGCAGCACAGTGATGTACTTCAGGCGATCTGCAACCAAGGTGTTAACAATGCGGTGGCACAAACTGCACCAAACTTCCTTGTGAAAGCTGCATTTACAACGTCGGAGGCCCTTGAGGAGTTTAGTAAATCTCTGAATGAAGAGCGACAGGCCCAGCTG GTTGACAAGTTGTCTCACCGTGGAGGGACTGATGTAAGACATGCAACAAGGAGCATTCTCTCATATTTGCTTACGGACACGGGAGTACAGCTGGCTTGGACAGAAAGGAAAACGGAAGTTCAGCATGCTGAACTTCCCTCCCCTTATTTTTT AGGCAGTTAG
- the LOC135378193 gene encoding uncharacterized protein LOC135378193 isoform X3: MATQRQYCSTAEGAGEMHTGIQGTQQQKTAMDQDEFQKQVLRLLHVVRFTLQQHSDVLQAICNQGVNNAVAQTAPNFLVKAAFTTSEALEEFSKSLNEERQAQLVDKLSHRGGTDVRHATRSILSYLLTDTGVQLAWTERKTEVQHAELPSPYFLGS; the protein is encoded by the exons ATGGCCACGCAAAGACAGTATTGCAGCACTGCTGAAG GAGCTGGTGAAATGCACACTGGAATACAAGGAACACAGCAGCAGAAGACTGCCATGGATCAAGATG AATTTCAGAAGCAAGTTTTGAGGCTTCTACACGTTGTGCGGTTCACGCTGCAGCAGCACAGTGATGTACTTCAGGCGATCTGCAACCAAGGTGTTAACAATGCGGTGGCACAAACTGCACCAAACTTCCTTGTGAAAGCTGCATTTACAACGTCGGAGGCCCTTGAGGAGTTTAGTAAATCTCTGAATGAAGAGCGACAGGCCCAGCTG GTTGACAAGTTGTCTCACCGTGGAGGGACTGATGTAAGACATGCAACAAGGAGCATTCTCTCATATTTGCTTACGGACACGGGAGTACAGCTGGCTTGGACAGAAAGGAAAACGGAAGTTCAGCATGCTGAACTTCCCTCCCCTTATTTTTT AGGCAGTTAG